A part of Saccharomonospora amisosensis genomic DNA contains:
- a CDS encoding PQQ-dependent dehydrogenase, methanol/ethanol family — MTVEYVDAGEAFNHSKLSNLPHRAPDVTRGINYERILQARSESHNWITYYGDYDGKRHSLLDQVNVDNVKNLKVAWIHQASATGMIASTSTYAFEACPLVVDGVMFVTGWDGWLWALDAKTGEQLWRYKHAIPFDVTLCCANVNRGCAVANGKVYMVTQNAQLVALDATNGEKVWQKTIGDVRAGESASLAPLVIKDTIITGSAGGEYGVRGHIDCWDLETGEQRWRTYTVPKPGEPGSETWPADGEAWQRGGANHWVTGTYDPELNLYYAGTGNPAPDFDGEVREGDNLYTDSVVALDVDTGEIKWHYQFTPHDLWDYDSTMEMTLFERDGKKLLAHFDKNGYMFVLDRTNGELQHVTPFVDRIDWGVITRDGKVTPRKYPDKEGEPCHFFPGPAGAKEWTHASYNPEHDLFYVPVADVGATATRRRREFKEGMPYWGAAVEVDIDNMAGSVSAFDSHGEEKWRHRLNNMPMAASTLSTAGNLVFAGTPAGEFMALHAETGEKLWSFQCGSGHHSSPSTYSIDGKQYISVPVGWGGWLEGIVPGLSGQGHGASLITFSL; from the coding sequence ATGACCGTCGAATACGTCGACGCCGGCGAGGCGTTCAACCACAGCAAGCTTTCCAACCTGCCGCACCGTGCTCCGGACGTGACGCGCGGTATCAACTACGAGCGCATCCTCCAGGCACGAAGCGAATCGCACAACTGGATCACGTACTACGGCGACTACGACGGCAAGCGGCACAGCTTGCTCGACCAGGTCAACGTCGACAACGTCAAGAACCTGAAGGTCGCCTGGATTCACCAGGCGAGCGCCACCGGTATGATCGCCTCCACCTCGACCTACGCGTTCGAGGCCTGCCCACTGGTCGTCGACGGCGTCATGTTCGTCACCGGCTGGGACGGCTGGCTCTGGGCGCTCGATGCGAAGACCGGCGAGCAGCTGTGGCGGTACAAGCACGCGATCCCGTTCGACGTGACGCTGTGTTGCGCCAACGTCAACCGCGGCTGTGCGGTGGCCAACGGCAAGGTCTACATGGTGACCCAGAACGCCCAGCTGGTGGCGCTCGATGCCACCAACGGCGAGAAGGTCTGGCAGAAGACCATCGGTGACGTGCGGGCGGGCGAGAGCGCTTCGCTCGCTCCGCTGGTCATCAAGGACACCATCATCACAGGTTCCGCCGGTGGAGAGTACGGCGTCCGCGGTCACATCGACTGCTGGGATCTGGAGACCGGCGAGCAGCGATGGCGCACCTACACCGTGCCGAAGCCAGGTGAGCCCGGCTCGGAGACCTGGCCCGCCGATGGTGAGGCCTGGCAGCGCGGTGGCGCGAACCACTGGGTCACCGGAACCTACGACCCGGAGTTGAACCTTTACTACGCCGGCACCGGGAACCCGGCTCCCGACTTCGACGGCGAGGTCCGTGAGGGGGACAACCTCTACACCGACAGCGTGGTCGCGCTGGACGTCGACACCGGCGAGATCAAGTGGCACTACCAGTTCACCCCCCACGATCTGTGGGACTACGACTCCACCATGGAGATGACCCTGTTCGAGCGGGACGGCAAGAAGCTGCTGGCCCACTTCGACAAGAACGGGTACATGTTCGTGCTTGACCGCACCAACGGCGAGCTGCAGCACGTCACGCCGTTCGTCGACCGGATCGACTGGGGCGTCATCACCCGCGACGGCAAGGTGACCCCGCGGAAGTACCCGGACAAGGAAGGCGAGCCCTGCCACTTCTTCCCCGGCCCCGCCGGTGCGAAGGAGTGGACGCACGCGTCGTACAACCCGGAACACGATCTGTTCTACGTTCCGGTGGCCGATGTGGGTGCCACTGCCACCCGGCGTCGCCGCGAGTTCAAGGAAGGCATGCCCTACTGGGGTGCCGCGGTCGAGGTCGACATCGACAACATGGCCGGGTCGGTGAGTGCGTTCGACTCCCATGGCGAGGAGAAGTGGCGGCACCGGCTCAACAACATGCCGATGGCCGCGTCGACTCTCAGCACCGCGGGGAACCTGGTGTTCGCGGGCACGCCCGCGGGTGAGTTCATGGCGCTGCACGCCGAGACCGGAGAGAAGCTCTGGAGTTTCCAGTGCGGCAGCGGTCACCACAGCAGCCCCAGTACCTACAGCATCGATGGCAAGCAGTACATCTCGGTGCCGGTCGGCTGGGGCGGCTGGCTCGAAGGTATTGTCCCCGGCCTGTCAGGTCAGGGTCACGGTGCCTCGCTGATCACGTTCTCCCTGTGA
- a CDS encoding MSMEG_3727 family PQQ-associated protein: MTAAQEREELLAELAGQNRATIGAVLGTGSIGKATERADGTMEATIRIPEDAMAWDPAILILPHGGKVELTIINDDKNTHACLLPSNGERQFIGLLNHSKGRATLELDGPGCYWYGSPAGNDEGRGLTGAIVVGGEVPPEAKLDRPAQPRP, from the coding sequence ATGACGGCTGCCCAGGAACGAGAGGAGCTCCTGGCCGAGCTCGCCGGACAGAACAGGGCAACCATCGGTGCCGTGCTCGGTACCGGCTCAATCGGCAAGGCAACCGAGCGGGCTGACGGGACGATGGAAGCGACCATCCGCATCCCGGAGGACGCGATGGCGTGGGACCCGGCGATCCTGATCCTGCCACACGGCGGGAAGGTCGAGCTGACGATCATCAATGACGACAAGAACACCCACGCCTGCCTGCTGCCCAGTAACGGTGAAAGGCAGTTCATCGGTCTGTTGAACCACTCGAAGGGCCGCGCGACTCTCGAGCTGGACGGTCCCGGCTGCTACTGGTACGGGTCGCCGGCAGGCAACGACGAGGGCAGGGGACTTACCGGTGCCATCGTCGTGGGTGGCGAAGTGCCGCCGGAGGCCAAACTCGACCGACCCGCGCAGCCGCGGCCGTAG